The nucleotide sequence ATGTTTTTAATGTGTATTTTTTGTTTTAAAATTTAGATTAAAACGGAAAAAAATTATAGCAATTGTCCAATCGCTGAATTTACATTGTTCTCAATTCGATTATTAAGGTCTGTTCTTTCTGAATAATCAAATTTTTCTCCTGTAACAATTTCGTACAATTCAATATATCTATTCATCACTTGCTCAACAATTTCGTCATTCATTTCCGGCAACACATCTCCTTCTTTGCCCTGAAAGCCTTGCTCCATCAACCATTCACGAATAAATTCTTTAGACAGTTGTTTTTGCCTTAGTCCTTTTTTGAAATTTTCCTCATAATCATTCAAATAAAAATATCTTGAAGAATCAGGAGTATGAACTTCGTCAATTAAAATTATCTCATCACCCAATAAGCCAAATTCGTATTTGGTATCAACAAGGATAAGCCCTTGTTTTTCAGCATACTCACTTCCTCTTTCAAAAAGTTCATAAGTATATTTCTCAAGTTTATTGTAGTGTTCTTCCGAAACTAATCCTTGTGAAATTATTTCTTCCCTTGAAATATCTTCATCATGTCCAACATCCTCCTTGGTAGTAGGAGTAATTATCGCTTTGTCAAATTTTTGATTTTCTACCATTCCTTCTTTCATGCTTTCACCACAAAGGCTCCTTTTTCCTGCTTTATATTCACGCCATGCATGACCAACAAGATATCCTCTTATTACCATTTCAATGGGGAAAGGCTTGCATTTTTTTCCAATTGAAACGGCAGGGTCAGGAACATCAATCAACCAATTTGGAACAATATCTTTTGTCATGTCCATGAATTTCGCTGCTATAAGATTTAAAACTTCACCTTTGTAAGGTATTGGTTTTGGGAGAACTATATCAAATGCAGAAATTCTGTCGGAGACAATAAAAGCAAGTAAATTATTTTCAAATTCATAAATATCTCTTACCTTTCCTTTTTTAAATCCTTGCTGTTTTTTAAATTTAAAACTTGTTTCTTTGATTGCTTCGTATTTCATTTTTCTTTTTCTTTTGAATATGCGTTAATAATATCTTTTACTATTTTATGTCTTGTAACATCTTTAATATCAAACTCTAATACACTAATCCTCTTAACATTTTTCAATAATTGAATAGCATGAAGTAAACCTGATTTTTGAGATTTAGGTAAATCAATTTGAGTTAAATCGCCTGTTACAACAAATTTTGCCGTAGGTCCCATTCTCGTAAGAAACATTTTCAATTGCATTTGCGAACAATTTTGTGCTTCATCAAGAATAACAAAAGCATCATCCAAAGTTCTTCCTCTCATAAAAGCCAAAGGAGCAATTTCAATAATCCTGCGTTCAATGTATGTTTTTACTTTCTCTTCGGACAGCATATCATCCAATGCATCATACAAAGGACGAAGATAAGGATCAACTTTTTCTCTCAAATCACCGGGGAGAAATCCTAAATTTTCACCTGCTTCAACAGCAGGACGTGTTAAAATAATTCTTTTTACCGTTTTGTTTTTCAATGCCTTAACTGCTAATGCTACTGCGGTATAAGTTTTCCCTGTACCGGCCGGACCAACTGCAAAAACAATATCATTTTTAATAATTTCTTTTATAAGCTTATACTGAGTTTCAGTTCTTGCTTTTATAATTTTTTTATCTCTGCCATACAAAATAAAATTATCACTACTATCTTCAACTCTAAATTCGGGTG is from Bacteroidota bacterium and encodes:
- a CDS encoding phosphoribosylaminoimidazolesuccinocarboxamide synthase, whose translation is MKYEAIKETSFKFKKQQGFKKGKVRDIYEFENNLLAFIVSDRISAFDIVLPKPIPYKGEVLNLIAAKFMDMTKDIVPNWLIDVPDPAVSIGKKCKPFPIEMVIRGYLVGHAWREYKAGKRSLCGESMKEGMVENQKFDKAIITPTTKEDVGHDEDISREEIISQGLVSEEHYNKLEKYTYELFERGSEYAEKQGLILVDTKYEFGLLGDEIILIDEVHTPDSSRYFYLNDYEENFKKGLRQKQLSKEFIREWLMEQGFQGKEGDVLPEMNDEIVEQVMNRYIELYEIVTGEKFDYSERTDLNNRIENNVNSAIGQLL
- a CDS encoding PhoH family protein, whose translation is MNKNETAHILKEIEKNIGNIDPLEFFGINDKNLDLIKKFEKEIKITARGNIIKISGNEKEVDLFEKKLDQLIDYADKHQIINEKVIKEVMTENSPEFRVEDSSDNFILYGRDKKIIKARTETQYKLIKEIIKNDIVFAVGPAGTGKTYTAVALAVKALKNKTVKRIILTRPAVEAGENLGFLPGDLREKVDPYLRPLYDALDDMLSEEKVKTYIERRIIEIAPLAFMRGRTLDDAFVILDEAQNCSQMQLKMFLTRMGPTAKFVVTGDLTQIDLPKSQKSGLLHAIQLLKNVKRISVLEFDIKDVTRHKIVKDIINAYSKEKEK